GGTTTCATTACTGCTTGAGTTCCACATTAGCAGTAGAATCCACTTGTTTTATGACTTAGAGGGTAAGAAAAATAACTGGTATTTCATAGTAGAAAGGTATCAAATCTAATACTGGTAAGagggaaaatggagaaataaatccTTGTGTAGTATCCTTCTATTCTTAGCCCAAGCTGCTCATACAGCAAGATCACAGAAGTAAAATGTTGCCTTTTAATGAATTCTGTTTAAATTCACCTGAATCATCTTAGACCTTCCTCGCTTTCCCCAAATACTTTGCAAATACAGGTTTAGATTTTTCCTACTGCCCACTGTTCTCCGAGCACCATCATACccttctttcccagctgaagTTAGCGACAGACAGTGTTTATTGAGCTTTCTCAGATCCCAGCCATGCAGTAGCTGTACTATTCCAACTATTTGCCCCTCCACTCCCCTCATGGAAGTGGAAAGCCAGTGTTCACTCAGTCTGCATTTTATTTGTCACTCAAGCACTGGAACATACTTCAGTAACACTATTCCTATCCTTAACATGAAGGATATTATACAGCCTTGGGTTTAGCTTTCAGCAGACGTGGGATTAGTTTCCAGTTTGTTGCCACATACCAAATCTACTGAGCACCCTCATAAATGGTCTGTCAAGGCCTTAAGGAAAACATGCCTGGCAAGAGGTTCCTCCAAGCAGCTCTAACCAAGGCACTTGGTAAAAAGCAGCAGGGTAGCTTGACTGACAAACTAAGATGGACATGATCGAGGTAGTTTCACATTATAGGAACTTCTAGTAGTCAATTCCTTTTTGTAACACTTGGCTTCTGACAAAATAGTTAACTAGCATCCTGAGTAACTGCTAATTCCACCAGACTGGAATAGAAAAAATTATGCTGCAGTTGGTTCTTTCACTGCTGCCAGTATTCCACCCCTTCTGCTCTGTATCACCAAAAGGAACCAGTAGGCTGAGGAGTCACTACTCCAGAGAGCTGCAGGTCATTGGATATCAAGATACCCTCAACAAGACTTTCCTTCATGGGTGTGGCAGTTCAGGTTGCAGAAGGGCCAACAGTTGGAGGTGGATGGAGACTGGAAACCAGAACCATCGTGATGGACCTTGAGATAGTTTTGACTTAGTCATGTCCCTGCCAACTTGACTGGTGTGAGCTCTGAGCACCACAGCAACAAGTACCTGCTGCCATGAGGGATTGGGGTGCACCTGAACTGGGGCCTAAGAAGGCTGGGGAGGGTGGCCCTGCCCTCCCCCTGCACTGTGCCCTGGTGACCATCACAGCAGGCAGAAACAGGCATAGCCAGAACTGCAGGCCTCTCCCCAGCAAGGAATGGGCATCCAGTCCCAGTGGCAGACTGGAGCTCACCTGTAGCAAGTGTGAGGAACCTGCAGTGCAGACATGAGGGCCTTGGCACCACTCACTCAGCAGTCACTGCTTAGGCTGGAGAACCGGCACAGACAGACACAGCCCCCCCGCTTTGTGGTCTGTTGTGTATTTAAACTACACCAGTACCATTCACACAACTGGGGATGAAGACCACACAGTGTTAATGAGTTGAGAACTGGACTTCTGCTTCCATTAAGGGATTAACATGATAACAATTCTGAATTATGTGCCGCTCTAGAAGGATGGAAATGCAACAGTGTGTACAGCTGTTACTCGGTTTTAGCATCCCCAGCAAGCCTGTCCGGAACTCCTGTGGAATCACATGAAGTCCACAGCCAAGGACAATCCTTCCCACTCTCGAAGTTTTCCTGTTAAGAGATTCTAAAGCTTCTTGTTTATTCCAAAAAACACAGTGATCTCCAAGAGAAATCCAAGGAATAGCCAGGTCCTTCAAAGACATACCGCACACGTTGTAGGGGTAGATGAGGCTGAAGTGTATGATGTTTACTTCCTGTTCGTCTGGCAGTTTTCTAAGGTTTTGATACAAGTCTCAGAAGTAGAACTGatctttttataattttttttcaatttcctcTTCCCCATTTTTATAACTGTGTATTGACCAGTTGTTTTTGTAACTTCACTGAATGTTTAAAGTCAGTGCCTGTCCATAGACAAGACCACTCTGCTGTAGGTCATCTCCTCCCTGTGCGGCAGGGCAGGAGTACCAGCAAGGCCTTTTACTCAGAGCACCGAGTGCCATCTaagggctgctggcagggctgcaggcagctgcaacGGCGTCTCTAAAAACGCTGAAGCAAGGGAGAACGGCTCGGCTTTTACAGGACAGGATTTTCCTAAGATAAGGCCCTACACCACCATGAGACCGCATACAGATCACAGCATGAAATTCCTAAGGTGTACAAAAAGCCGAGAATGAGGTGGAGTGCAAATCTTAACTGCAATGTAGTAGCAAATTTCAGCTGTAACCTTGAAATCCAGCTAGATCTCCATGCATTAGAATAAAAGCCTCACTTACCGAAATATTTTGTTTGACCCGTCCTCTGGAAATATCTTCAGGAAGATGTCTTTGTTCTGTGTATAATTAACAGTGTCCTAAATAAACCTTTGTTAAGTCCAGTAAGTTTGTTATGGTACCTCTGTAAATTAAGAATGTATTTAACcaataaaatttttataattaaGTCATGAGGGCATTTTAATTGTCTTGTGCTGTGGAAAGCTGAGCTTTCCACTTGACAGTCTTATGGATCTCATTCTGCTTATATATTTAAGCCAGCTGCAAAGTAACACCCCACCCCCAgacaaatacaaataataacCAAATAAATATTGCACCCTTTTACACGTAGTCCAAACCCCTCAGAGAATCTGGATGACTTTAACGTGGTTTATTCAAGCCTTTGGATGTGGGTATGCTTCACACTCACCACCTACAGAATGTATGGCCTTGGCTACCTGCAGCAACAAGCTGTCACGGCAGGGTGTCACACACACTGTGGTTCTCACTGTAACAACATTTTGACAAGACATGGGCTGATCCTGCACTAATTTAGGTGTGCTCTGCTGACTGCTGCTTTCACCCACCATGATTTTTCAGCTGGTATTTGTTGAGAGAATACAGAGGATACacagtattttccttcctgcttttctcccaTCTGCAATCACATTACAAACCCTACATTTACCCAGAACCCCTGCACAACAATGCACTCTTCCAAATGACAAAgttaaaagcctgaaaaaacccccaagttcTTGTTCTTTCCCCAAGTCCTCTTGGACTAACCTTTTTGCAACATACAGTCCTCAGACATGTAAGTAACAAGGTAAAACTTAAGAGCTTCAAAAATGTGGCTCTGTGGGATTCCTGGAGGCAGATGACAcctgcctcagcagcacagatggaAAGAGCAAAGCAACACGATTCCTTCCCCCTCTTCCAAGGTTCTGAGTGTTGAGCACTCACTACACTTCCTTCACTACACAAactggaaaaagcagaacataTTAAAACTTTAACTTGGAATCACAACACAAAATCGCATCACTTGCAGTGTTCTGAAGTAAGTTCAAAACCATTCTTCTCATTTTGCCTATTACTTGGTCCAAACCAGAATTATCAACTAGGAAAATGTGAAAGTCCCCAACAGGGAACAGTACAGCCCTCATGGGCAGCAGGgcccctctccttttccccagtaGCTTTGTTGGAAGAGtaacatttcagtattttcctttatttcttgtCCTAAGCTCTGTGACAACCAACTGCAAGAGCCACCACTCTCAGTGAGCTCCCCATTTTGCTCTCAGGTTTTAAATCACTAACTCATCAACAATTTAATAGGACTAAGCTTAGGTTTGTTGCCATATTCTAAACACACTGATAGCACAGAAAACTCATTTTAGCCAGAAAAAACACTCTTCTATTTTTAAGCCAATGTAAGTTGAACAAGaagcaaaaatgctgttagataatggaaaacaaatcttaaaattactcagcaaaacatttaagtgtgctttgttttcagaacaCAGACCATTGCCTTTTTACAGAACTTCCCCCCCCCCGAAGTTTCATAGGTTCTCCATGATTACTGTCACCCCTCAGTTCTGACAGCTTAAAATCCAACACCCAATTCCACTGCTCGAGCacattctgcatttctgcactCCTCAAAACCAATGCTGCTTCCATCATTGTAATTACACCATCTTTAAACACCTTCTGCCCAGCAGAGACACCTGTCCCATTAGAGGTTGTATTACATTACCACCAAGAAATTTAAACATAGACACATAATTCTGAAGTAAGTAGTCTGGATAAATCCCTAAGACTTTGCAATAATACCAAATTCTGACACAGGTTTCCCTGTGCAATTTCTGCCTTCCCTGTACTCTCTGAGGCACCTCTCACCAATACAACCTCTGCACACAtacacagggtttttttggtgaggATAAAATTACTGGGAAAAACCATCATAGAGAATCCACAAAAAGCACAACCCGCCTCCTTCCTCCACCCATCCCCACATCACAAGTGAAGTACACaagtacttttatttattttttttttaaccaagacCATAGGTTTACCTTATTAAAAACCCATCCACACATCCAGTACCAATATTGTCCAGTAGCAATACAGGCAACCAAGCATTAGTTCTGTATattaaaaccttttattttccacCAGTTTTTAGTTTCACACGGACTCTTGCACAGGCGGCTCATATCCATCAGCTCGCTCTACCTTAGTGCCTGCCTCATCCCCAGAGGGCTTTCCAGCACCACCACCTTCGCCATGCAGCTCCATCAGCTTGCCCACTAAAAAGAAGCAGTGATGGAAAGAGTGAGACATGGACCtgtttaaacagttttaaattactCAATTACTCATCATACACAAATGAAACCACCAGAACATCTTCTGTACGTAGGAGCAAATCCACTGCAGACAGCTCATGCACAGAGATGTCGCTGCAGTGACAGTCAGCTAGAAACAAGCAGTGAAATAAGGCTACATAATGAAACTGCAAACTAcacttttttctaaaaagatCTGGACTCAAGAACCTACTGCTGCACGGGAATGtcagaaaaaggggaaatggaATCATTCCACATCATCTGGGACCGAAACATTTTGTCATCATTCATTCCCAAAGCAAAATTTTTACATATTCAGCAGCAGTTCCAGGTGAGAATTCAAGAAGCTCCCAACTGAACACTCACTGCTTGGGTTTCTATCCTGGAAGTCACACAGCAGGACAAGGAGACACTGTTCCCTTCTACAAATACTTAGGGTCATTGATGCTGCTGTAATATCTTTATCCAAAAGCAAACATATTTGAAGTATGTATCCTTTCCACACCCTCCTCCAAGTGTCTGCAGTAACTGACTTACATTCAAACTTGGGCTTCTTGAGCATCTTCACCTTGCGGACATAGACATCGTGCAGAGGGTAAATGGACTGACAGGCCTTCTCAATGTCCTTGCCAATGCTGTCTGGGATCCTGAGACATCACAGAGCACCACAATGTTAAAAACTCTGCCTGCTTCTTCAGCAGCAACACAGCTAAATATTCTACAAAAGTTTACATCATCACTTTGACAGTTTTCCTCAAGTACATTTAGATTCTAAGCCACTTCTCCCTTGGGAAGTTAGAAGGGACAAAGCACAAGTGTGCCCATTTAGAGAGCAAATCTGCAAACTTTTGGAAGCAATCAGCACCCTTTGGTAAACTCTTCTACCAGAAGAGCTCAGAGCATTCACAGCCCCAACTGATCAGAATTACAACTTTAGTCTGTAGGAATGGGAACCACAAATTCTCTGGAGAGTGACTTTACATTTATGCAAACATGACATAGGATTCAGGTCAGACAGGATGCAGACACTAAGAGAAGCCATTTGCAGAAAAGGGCAATTGCCTTTTCTACAGGAGGGGCTCCTTGCCTGGTCTCTGACAAACAGCTTGTGATGCACCAGCACTCTTCAAGCACTCAGCAACAACCAACCCCCAAAAGACGATTTAaactgcaggagagaaaaagagaacacagcCAAAGCTTACAGCTTATTGACAACTTCCTTCAGGTCATTGGTCTGCACCTCCCGGGTCATGATTTCCATCATTTTCTTGCGGATCTGCCGGacctgctggtgctgggcaTAGGAGGTCTTGCGGATTTGGTTATTGCGCTTCTTGGTGAAGCCCACACAGAAGAGGCGCAGCAGGTACCCATCTGTGGTTTTGACATCCACATGGGCTTCAATCATTGTCTGAAAGAGCAAGCACTGAACATTTACCACCCACCCAGCAGTCGGGCTGCCCAACCCCATGCACCCGACGCTGTTGATGACTGATGCAGCTTCAAACACGGCTTtgccaggcaccagcagctccctccctccctgaaGGCACCGGCAGCAGGCAGACCTTGTTCCTGACACACCTGCCATTTTTTGACCATGGAGCACATTTTGTCCCGTGTCAGGTCCATCCCATGGAAGTTGGTCAGACAATTTTTGCCCTGAACGTCCTCAGTGATCAGTTTAAATTTGCGGAAGGCGACCTCATCATTCTGCAGATCAGCCAGGCTCACTTCAAACACACGGCCCTTCAGTCCATCAGAAGCAATTTCTGTGTGatggaacagaacagaacacCTTTTATGAACATTAGAAGCACATTCTTCAAATCAGATCCTGAATTCCTGCTGGAATCCTGTTTTCTGATGCTTTCTAATGGTGATCACAGAGCCAGCAAGGCTGGGAATGCCTCCCTTTGGGAAGAAACTTTTTAAGGTAATAGTATCAGGTATGGGATATGGAACAGCAGCATACAGCACATTCTACCACGTGTAATAATTTGGTTTGTTTCAAGCATAAAGGCGTTGCAGAGTATTTGGAAATTATGAGCAGTAATGAAAAAACTAAACATAAAAAGCCACAAGTGCTCAGCAGAGATGAAGCAGCAGTGAACACCCCAGTACAAACACTTCACAGCTCCTCCTCCAACAAGGAACCATTTTAACAACACTGGCTGGCTCACACTTCGTTTTGCAGTGCtcctcattttatttgtttcacatGTTGAGTTCAAAATAACAATCATTGTCCTAACTCTGAGTGCAACCAGCACAGTATCATAAAACTATTTAGCCATTCTGCACAGCTAAGCTTCCAAAAACAGGGTTACCTCTATCCAGACACCCCTGCATTCCTAACAGACATTTCCTCTTCCTAACGTGTGCCAGATCATATTAAACTGAATTAACCCACCAGTGATACATCAGTGCTCACATTAAATCAGCAATTCCGGCTCTAATCATTACCCAAAATCTTTaagaaatttcagtgttttgatgTGCTGGTCGTTATCACCCTATCAGGACTAAGGTCTCCTGTGGAACTCTCCCACATCTCCCCCTGTGACAGAACTACTGCTTAATTAACTTTTCTCAACTCGCCGGGTACCACAAGAGGAGCTCATTAGAAACTTCAGGCCCTTCCTTCCATGGTTTGGCATTTTTGTACAAACAAGGGTCTAGTGTATGAACTTCCCTGAAGCTCATTTATTTAAGCAACTCAGGtcaactcaaaaaaaccccactcaaaTCATCCAACTTTTTTAGTTTCCAGGTTCGTAACAGTACAAGCAAAACCTATACGTCAGCAGTTTTTCATCCAAGAAGTTCTTTAACCGCTTGGAGCTAGCACATGGAGCAAACACAGCCCCTTCTACTGCACCAACCCCAACTACTCACTAGTTCCTTGAGTCCTGGTGACAAGTGTCTTCCCGATGTTTCGGATATTGAACATCGCCGGAGCTTTGACATCGTACCAGTCCTTCTTGGAGAAAGGGTCGACCCTTAAACCAAATGAAGAAGATTTTTTTACCGACTTTCCCAGGCCAAACCGGGCTGCAGAAAGACCTTCCTCTCCCAATGCCCGCCGCTGCTCCCGCCCCGCCAGGCCCACGCCCGCACGGCTGACGCCATGACAGCATCGGCCCTGCTCCggccgggccgccgccgccatccGCCCCTCATCCCCGGCATCCCGCCGCCGCGGCGCCCCGTCCGGCGCCCCCGGGCACCGCCCGCCCGTGCCCCGGCGGCCCTCACACTTTCTTCTTGGCGCCCTTCTTGCCGCCCTTGGTGAGGCGCTTGTTCTTCCCGACCGCCATCGTCCGGCCCGCGCCGCGGAAAGGGCGGGGCGCGCCCGCTCCCGCGAGAATATACGAGACCGGCGCTCGCGCGAGACCTGCGAGAACGGGGCCGCCCCCAGCGCCGGGAGCGGGGGGGCCCGCCCGGGACGTACCACGGCTGGACGGAACCAACGACacgggggggcggggggagcgctCGGCACAGCCCGTGCCCGTGAGCGCCCCCGGCTGGAGCCGTGCGGAGCGCAGCGCTGGGAATGCGGAGGGCCGAGGGGCCGCTGGCCGGGCCGGCACAGCCGCAGGGACGGGGTTCGCTGCGCCAACTGTGCCCGGGAGAAAGGCAggtgccacctcctgcccttTCTGATGTCTTCAAGCCGAATTATCTGTCCCCAGACTGAATCTTGTCACTTCTGGTAAACGTAACTGATGTCGTCTGCTTTCTTCTACAATGGAAGTTGCTTCATAAAGAAAAGAACTTTGTACTTCAAGCATCGCGTAAGAGTATGTCATACAAATAAATACGCATCGGTGGGCGGGGAATGTGCATTAGACAGGCGGGCTGATGTAAATTTTACTGTATAAAAGATGTCACTTTTTACCCCATGGTGTGTTTGATTTGTCAAACCTCCACCTTGCATCCCACGCAGAATAAACAGTCTCCTTTCTAAACGATGCTCTGTGTTTAGAGAGCTCCTAAAATCGGCACCTTTCCCAGGCCATGGGGCACCGAGGGGACAGCCAGAAGCTGTTGGTCTTGGCTGCCCCAAATGCCTCGGCCGATGGCTCCTGTCCCCACcgcacagggcaggaggaggctctGCTCAGGCCCCCTGcgtgggcagggatgggacatgGAGAAGCAGTGCCCAGGACAGCACCAGGCAGCTGGGACTCCCCAGGGACAAGAGGTGACCACAGGCTGTGGCTCACCAGTGAACCTCACACCCACCTCTGGCAAGGGTATGCCTGAGGCTCTGCCAGGTGGGATGGGATCCAGCACAGGTACCTGTACTATGCCAGCTAGAGACAGCCCATTGCCACGAATCCGGGCTTGTTCCCCATCCTGTGGACACCATCCCGTTTCCACCCACACCAGGACAGTGGAAAGCAGAGTGTGTCCAAGGGGTCATGATGAGAGTCCCCATTCTCCTTCcatggccagcaggagcagggggtcAGCAAGGGGGCTGTGCTGACCTTCCATGTCTGCAAGGTTTTGCTAGGTGCCTGAGCTGTTCCCACTGTATGGGCTGTGCACCTTTGAGGAGGATTTTTTCAGAGGCTGTAGAAATGCCaccagagcccagggcaggaccTTCTGCACCTTCACCGTGACCAATCTTGGAATTGTTACAGCTCTTTTGGGAAAGGTGCTGCCCAAGACCTCATTCTCTGTTTGCCACTTCCCATCACAGTCTCTCTGATGTCTTTGAAGAGAAGGATGGAGACCACTTGCAGCCACTCGTGACAGCCTCTCCTGGGCACTGCATGCCTCTCCCTCTGGAGGAGACATGCTTTCCTTGGGGCTCCATTATGGTGACCATGAGACAGGAGTATTTGATGGGCTCAGGCTGGTTCCTGGCTCTTTGCTTGTCTCTGCATCAGTGGAGTAGCTGGGAGCATGGGAGGTAGCAGCGAAGAAAAATGCATCCCGGCACTTCCCAGGGGTATGAATTTGCCTGCAAGGGGACACAGGGAAAAGGAACACATAGGTCCCTTAGCACTGCAGGACAACCATGGGCATCCCACATCTTCCAAGAATTGTAGGAACATCTGTCAGCTGTCCCAGAGGTGATGGTGACATCCTGCTCCCCACCAGGGAACCAGGTATCTTGCCCTGCCACCCAAAGGGACCCAAGTATCCTGCCTTTCATGGGACAGGTGGCCAAGGCCAGAGTGGGCAGGGGCCACCCAAGGGGATGCACACAGACAGTCACGTGGTTCATTAATGACTACCTAATGACCTTGAGGGGCCATGAGGGTGAGTGGGGCCTCCTGGACAACTGGCTCCCCCCAGACATCCACTGGACCTTGCTCTTTaccctgcccctcctcctgGATCCTTGCCCattgggcacagctggggccaGTATAAAAGAAGTGCAGAGGAGTGGGAGGGATCCTGGAGACCCTGAGGCCATAAGGGAAACTGAGGCGCGCGCACAGGTGCGGGTGAGGGGTGCATAGGGGACCAGAATGTTTGTGAGAGGGGTCTGTTAGGAACCCAAGCATCCAGTGGGGAAGGGAGGCTGTGTATGGCACCTGGGTGTCAGGGTACGGGGTGGATCTATAGGGGAGCCATGGGACTGGTGAGCAGGTATGGGGGGTTCCATAGGGACTGAGGATTCTGGGGAGTGCATGACTGCAGGGGACCCATGCATCCAGGTGAGATCCACAGACAGCCCAGTTGTCCAGAGATGAGCCCCCACGCACTGGAAGGGGATTTGTATGGGACCCAGGTGTTTGGGAGGTGGAATTTGTAGAATAACCAAGCAGCCAGGGTGGGGTTTCCAGTCGGGGGCCCAGAAGTCCAGATGGCCCTAACCCCACCTTTCCCCAGGTGTCCATGGCGGGCTGGGTGCTGTGCATGaccctggtgctggcagcactggcaggggcGGCGGGCGAGACCCGCTACGAGAAGTTCCTGCGGCAGCACGTGGACTACCCCCGGACATCCACGCTGGCGGCGCACCGCTACTGCGAGACCATGCTGGCGCGGCGGCGGGTGACGGCCCCGGGCAGGCCTTGCAAGCCCTCCAACACCTTCGTGCACGCCCCGGCCGCCCGCCCTGGTGGCCGCCTGCTCCCAGGCGCCCGATGCACGGGGTTCCAGAGCACCCCGAGCGCCGTGAGCCTCACGGCCTGCCGCCTGCGCGGCGGGGACACGCGGCCGCCCTGCGCCTACCGGGCCcgccagctgcagcagcagcacgtgCGCGTGGCCTGCCAGGCCGGGCTGCCCGTGCACCTCGCGGGCACCTACGCGGCGCCGCAGTGAGGCCCGGCCTGGCGGCGTTGCGGAGCCGCGGCGCGGGGGCGGGTTCTCCCTCCCGCCAAGGGCTCTGTTAGTGCTGGCAATAAAGGAGGTGGCAGAGGCCTGGGCTCCAGCATCAGCTTCTGGGGGGACCCTGCAATCATACCCCTCTCTGGGTGCCCCTGAGCCCCTTGGGTGACCCCAGCCAAGTCCACCTTGATCTGTTCAAGGTGGACTTGCCCCCCATGTGCTTTATAAATCCCTGGGTTTTCCCAGCCTCCTGGGTGTTCCATAGCCCCCTAGGGTGTCTCTGACTTCTCCTGCGCCCTCTCCCCTTTCTTGGGTGTCCCACAACTCCCATGGGTGCCCCACAACCGCCACCACCCTCCCACCCAAGGCCCCCTGATCTCCCGGATGTGCACCCAGCCCTCTCTCCAGTATCCTGACCCTTTGGGTGTCACATTGCTTTCCTGGATGCCCTGTAACTCCCACAGGGTTTCCCAACATCCCACATGCCTCATAACCCCCTGAGTACTCCCAAATTCCCCCATGTCTGCCCCATAAACTGTCAGATGCCCTGTCTCCCACATGCCTCTGACCCCATCTGTGACCTCTCTGGGGATGAAGCTGCTCCCCCTTGGGACCCCCACAGGACTGAGCCCTGGCTGGGGCCGCACAGAGCCCTGAACCACCATCCCACAGACACCGagcacaacacacacacacacacacaatgcGCAAAACATGTAGCCACACTCACAAAACATACAACACTCACATGCCTGCTCCTAGCACAGCACACAGCACGAGCACACACAGGACACGTACACAAGCACGTACATGcaatatgcacacacatacagaaGTTATGGTCCTGAGTCTCGAGGGGATTTTACGTATTTCAGCTTGTGTTCATCACCTCTTGTCCTTCATTCTCCCCATCAGTACTTATCAGTATACATATAAGCTCCCCCTgtctgagccttctcttctccacgCTGAATAGTCCCTGctctctcagcttctcctctgaTCAGacatgctccagtcccttcatcatcATCAACTCCTTGTGGGACTCtctccagtatgtccatgtctctcATGTACTGGGGAGTCCACCACTGGACCCAGCACACCAGGTGTGtctcagtgctgagcagaggagcaggatcacctccctccacGTGCTGGCAGCATTCTGCCTAATGCAGCCCAGTAGGCTGGGGGACCCCTTTGCTCTGGTCCTATTGCTGTGGGAGCCCATAGAAGTCCCAAGGGACTGCTGACAGccaggtgctgtgctgctgcaaaaaGGCAGCCCAAGTGCATCCAGAAATTGTagctgagaggaaaaggagTGCAGAAAATGGTCTTCCTgatccttttcctccctctccaaGATACCTCCTGCTCATGTGCCTTAAGTAACTCAGGTGCTCCTTTTCTGAAATTCACGTGAAAGGCATTTTGAGGGCCATCCATGGACTGGTGAGCTCCACCTCTCAGTACTGGCCTAGTGCACTACTCTCTGTGCACTGTGGGGTAATTAGGGTATTTCAAAGGTATTTGGGGCATTCCTGGCCCGGCAACTTACAGCAGACTCACTTCGCCAGCCTGCTCACTCCTGGCCATGGGAGAAGCTGACTGGCTCAGGAGGGAATACCTGGGGTCTCTGCAAGTACAAGGGTTTGATCTCTGCTTCTTGCTACCTTCATTCTTCAGGGCTTGGAGGAGGATTCCATCTCTCCACTTGTTCTCTGGTAGCTGAGATCATCCTGgcagtgacagagaaaaatactgtcaCTGATTTACCCCACAAGCTTTGCACTACAGGCTCTGAAGTGCATGGGTAGAGGTAGCACCCATCCTGGGGAgacagctctgagctgcagtcCCAGAGCAGCAATACCATTTCTGGGATGCCCAGCATGCTGTGGCTACCTGAGTCTGCTGGAAAGTCTGGATGATTCCTGGCATCTCCGATTGGATGGCAGGGCAGCTCAACCCCTTCAGCACATCCCATCCCATGATTGCACTGTTGGTTCgctcctctgctgtgttttcccctAAGAAGCAGGTCTGTTTCTTCAGCATATGTTTGTGTCTGTTCTTTGTGAAGgctaaagggaaaaaactcAGCCACAAAGGAATCGTGATCATCCAGAGGGTGTTGTGGCCTTTGCCACAAGCAGCAGTGGGCCATTTACAGGCAGTGCTCAGCAAATTTGTAATGGCAGCAAGTAGCAAAAAGGCAGGGAGGGACTGGTGcctgaaaataaaggaaggaattttgcaatattatgttttaataaatcacgcatttatttcttaatttattccTCATTTAGATACTTTCATGTCCTGCCTAACACAGTCA
This window of the Corvus cornix cornix isolate S_Up_H32 chromosome 4, ASM73873v5, whole genome shotgun sequence genome carries:
- the LOC120409947 gene encoding ribonuclease CL2-like codes for the protein MAGWVLCMTLVLAALAGAAGETRYEKFLRQHVDYPRTSTLAAHRYCETMLARRRVTAPGRPCKPSNTFVHAPAARPGGRLLPGARCTGFQSTPSAVSLTACRLRGGDTRPPCAYRARQLQQQHVRVACQAGLPVHLAGTYAAPQ
- the RPS3A gene encoding 40S ribosomal protein S3a, giving the protein MAVGKNKRLTKGGKKGAKKKVVDPFSKKDWYDVKAPAMFNIRNIGKTLVTRTQGTKIASDGLKGRVFEVSLADLQNDEVAFRKFKLITEDVQGKNCLTNFHGMDLTRDKMCSMVKKWQTMIEAHVDVKTTDGYLLRLFCVGFTKKRNNQIRKTSYAQHQQVRQIRKKMMEIMTREVQTNDLKEVVNKLIPDSIGKDIEKACQSIYPLHDVYVRKVKMLKKPKFELGKLMELHGEGGGAGKPSGDEAGTKVERADGYEPPVQESV